A DNA window from Desulfonispora thiosulfatigenes DSM 11270 contains the following coding sequences:
- a CDS encoding S1 RNA-binding domain-containing protein: MSITKGQIIEGVVSKITKFGAFIELPGGATGLVHISEVADSYVKDVNDFLKQQDPVKVKVINIDENGKIGLSIRQAVPKPEKPPEKFSRPNKPFKSKAKPFQPKEVTFEDKISRFFKDSSERLAPLNLKNDFKRKRTNNKG, encoded by the coding sequence ATGTCCATTACAAAGGGGCAAATTATTGAGGGCGTAGTTTCAAAGATTACCAAATTCGGAGCTTTTATTGAGCTTCCAGGGGGGGCTACTGGCCTAGTTCATATTTCTGAAGTTGCTGATAGTTATGTAAAAGATGTTAATGATTTTCTAAAACAACAAGATCCTGTTAAGGTTAAAGTAATTAACATCGATGAGAATGGCAAGATCGGCTTATCTATTAGACAAGCAGTTCCTAAACCAGAAAAACCACCAGAAAAATTCTCAAGGCCTAATAAGCCTTTTAAATCTAAAGCTAAACCATTTCAACCAAAAGAAGTTACCTTTGAGGATAAAATATCTAGATTTTTCAAAGATAGTAGCGAACGTTTAGCGCCTTTAAATTTGAAAAATGACTTTAAAAGAAAAAGAACTAATAATAAAGGATAG
- a CDS encoding FtsB family cell division protein → MALSARKPQNFKDNRKVNNKETKRFQGLVKIVFIIFLLYLIISFILGIFKAYSLKKDIASLRNEVESLQKVNYQLQKEVEYIKSPEAIEKLAREKLGLVKPGEIVVMPSKEARE, encoded by the coding sequence ATGGCTCTATCTGCCAGAAAACCACAAAATTTTAAAGATAACAGAAAAGTTAATAATAAAGAAACAAAGAGGTTTCAGGGACTAGTTAAAATAGTTTTTATTATTTTTTTACTTTATTTGATAATTAGTTTTATTTTAGGTATTTTCAAAGCTTATTCATTGAAAAAGGATATTGCATCTTTAAGAAATGAGGTGGAAAGCTTACAGAAGGTTAATTATCAATTACAAAAAGAAGTAGAGTATATTAAAAGTCCAGAAGCTATTGAAAAGTTAGCGAGAGAGAAGTTAGGTTTAGTAAAACCTGGAGAGATTGTAGTCATGCCGTCGAAAGAGGCGAGAGAGTAA